The Ipomoea triloba cultivar NCNSP0323 chromosome 4, ASM357664v1 DNA segment ATATAATCCCTGAAAATCAGAATCAGTAGCATATAACTCCTTTAAATGCTCAAATCCTAAAAATCTAGCATGCATAGTTGTTAACAAAGAATATCTACGAGACAAAGCATCAGCCACCACGTTATCTTTATCATACTTGTATTGAATAACATATGGAAAAGATTCAATGTATTCAACCCATTTAGCATGACGCCTATTGAGTTTGCTTTGACCTTTAAGATACTTCAAAGATTCATGGTCAGTATGGGATTACAAACTCTTTAGGCCTTAAGTAATGTTCCTAGTGTTCCAAAGCTCTAAAAAGAGCAAAGAACTCTTTGTCATATGTCGGGTAATTAAGAGCGGCCCCGTTTAGTTTTTCACTGAAATATGCAATAGGATTGCCACCTTGCATTAGGACAACTCCAATTCCAACTCTCGAAGCATCACAATCCAATTCAAAAGTTGCCTCAAAATTAGGCAAGGCAAGAACGGGTGCAGAGCTTAATTTTTCTTTCAGTATTTTAAAAGCTAGCTCTTGTTTTTCACCCCATTGAAAACCAACATTTTTCTTAATCACCTCGGTTAGTGGTGCAGCAATAGTGCTAAAATCTTTCACAAATCGGCGATAAAAACTTGCTAAGCCATGAAAGCTACGCACCTCACTAACTGTCATTGGCATTGGCCATTCACTAATAGCTTGGACTTTGGCACTATCTGCTTCAATTCCATTGGCACTAATAATAAAGCCAAGAAAATGAACAGATGAGGTGCAAAactcacaatttttttaaaatttgcgTATAATTTATTAGTTCTCAAAAAGAGAAAACATCATGCAAATGTTGAACATGCTTTTCAAAGCTTTTGTTGTATATTAGTATATCATCGAAATATACCACTACACTTTTgccaataaaatttttaagcACATGGTTCATCAAACGCATGAACGTACTAGGTGCATTAGTGAGTCCAAATGGCATAACTAGCCATTCATATAGGCCTTGTTTGGTCTTGAATGCAGTTTTGCATTCACCCCCCTCATGAATTCTAATTTGATGGTACCCAGACCTCAaatcaattttagaaaatatgcATGCACCATGTAGCTCGTCTAACATGTCATCTAAACGAGGAATGGGAAAACGATACTTTACTGTGATCTTGTTTATAGCTCGGCAGTCCACACACATCCTCCATGACCCATCCTTTTTGGGCACTAGCAATACTGGTACAACACTAGGACTTAAGCTCTCCCTTATTTGTCATTTTTCCATCAACTCATCCACttgtttttgaatttctttagtttcttcGGGGTTGCATCTGTAAGCAAGTCTATTTGGAATAGGAACCCCAGGTATTAAGTCTAATTGGTGCTCTATTCTTCTCATAGGAGGTAAGCCACTTGGAATCTCTTTTGGAAATACATATTCAAAAACCTGCATCAAAGATGAAATAGCCCCGGGCAAATGCTCAAGGTTATCTAGTTGAGGCATAGACCATTTGTAAAGCATAAGAAATATAGGTTGTCCAGCATCAATAACTCTctcaatttcttttcttttgcataatatgtttgatttttttcttctctctttcttttgctcactttctttcttttcatttttttttcatttttttctgtttcctctttttctttgtttttttctcATCATCATGAATTTGACTAGGAGTCAAAGGTACAAGAGTTACTTTCTTTCCTTCATGTACAAATGAATATCTATTACTAAAACCTTCATGGATGGTCTTCTTATCGAATTGCCAAGGCCTCCCCAAGAGCACATGCGCAGCCTGCATGGGAACTACATCACATAAAATCTCATCGGTATACCTTCCAATGGAGAGCAAAACTAACACCTGTTTGTCAACCTTGATTTCTCCATTTTTGTTTAGCCATTGTAGAGAGTATGGCATAGGGTGCTCAATAGTATTCAATCTTAGCTTTGTAACTAGTTCAATACTAGCTACATTAGTACAACTGCCCCCATCAATTATAAGCTTACACACTTTATTATGAATGTGACATCTAGTGTGAAATATGTTTTCTCTTTGCTCTTCTTCACCTTTAGCTTGCAAGTTCAACAATCTTCTCACCATCAACATATCTCCTTCAGCGGGGCTTAGAATTTCATCTTCACTTCCACTAGGAGCTCTAGATTCCTCCTTAGATTCTGGATCTGTCTCAAATTCCCCTGAATCAagcaaaataatatttcttttgttAGGACAATCTTTAGCTATGTGGCCTCTACCTTGGCATTTAAAGCAATTGGTGTTTCTCGTCCGGTTGGTAGCAATATCAACTTTGTCCTTTCCCATGTTAATAGACTTGCTCGCTTCTCCTTTAGATAAAATCATGTAGCAGAATATACGAATGAAGTTCGTATATGACACTTAGAAAAAATGCAAGATTTCAGTAAATACTCAATAGAATATAACTTACGTTGCATGAGTAGAAactgaaatttggaatgattgTAACATGTAATGTAAGGATTTGACAccaaagctctgataccaacatTGTTGTGGGCTCCGGCTAAGAAAGAAGAACGGTTGGGTGATGGAAGTAAAGGTCGGAGAGTGGTAGTGCAAAGTCTCGCCACTCCAAGGATGGAGATAAGAGTTAGATGCCACTTAGGAGGAAAATCCCAAGATAAGTCAAAATACTCCTTAAGAACTCAAGGAAAAGAAATTGCCAAAGCTATATTCTTGAATTTACTACTTTCAAAGTTGTCTATCCAACAAAAATAATAGCAGAGCTATTTATACACTTTAGCTAGTCCCTACACATCAAGGCATTTAAGTTCAAGATGTGTTATTCTAATGCTAAACTAGCTAAAAAGATATAACTAGCCACAAGACTAGGATAACTAagtcaaataagtttataaaaactaaattctaattgaatttaGGAATTATAAGCTTAATTTGGACTTTACAAATTGAATAACATAAATACGGACCAAAATAGTCTCAAACTTTTATTTGCAAGAAAAAAATACTCCAAGTGTTAATTTATAAGGTATAAACCTTCACttgattttattcttcaaattgTGTCTTGAATCAGATTGACCACCTTCAACACAACTCCAACTTCATATGTTTTATTAGCTTCACTTACTCCTTTAATAAGGCCACTCATAGCTTCATGAAATATTTGTGCATTTGCTCTCGTCATTGGACCCTCCAAAATCAAAGGACTATTTTCTTTGTCATCCTCATAGTTGTCCTCAACACTTAAGTACTTAACTAGTTAACTATACAAACttaaatgttataataatattattattataatagttaaACCAATTAGATGTTATGCATGGTGTAGTTAGTTTGTTAGAAAATAATTACTACGTGGATGGTGGCTCAACAATTCGTGGAGCGTGAAACGTGGAGAGTTAATACATGTTGCTCTACAGCCTAAAGTTTAGCATTTGGTTGTTGTTTCTTTACACTATAAATAGTTGTACTACATTTCATAATTCATTATCTCAACCAATTTAAACACTATCCTTCAATTCCTCTTTCTCTCAattatatatacgtatatttatattatatatatatatatatatatttatattgatatatatttatatatatacatttagatatattatatttaatatatctacatttggtatcaaagcctgtCAACCTTCCAACCCCGAGATATTGTCCGTAGTGAAATATGTCcacaaatttcaatattgtgtGGTCTGGTCCCAAATTAGACGGGAAACTcgattataattatttgtaaattatgatgaccacacatttgaaagccCAAAACCtttggagctttattgatcccGGTCTACAAGAAGGAGCTTATGCAGCCTCTATACGGCAAGATCAATTGGCCTTGGGGCAGATTCACCAAGGTGTTGATTACTCAATTTTTGGGCAATTAGCTCGGTCTCAAACAACAAAGCAAGCTTGGGATATCCTAATGGTGTCACACAAAGGAGTTGATCGGGAACAAAAGTCGAAGTTGCAGTCGTTGAGAAGGTTGTACGATCATTGTGAGATGACCTCTACAGAAACAGTAGATATGTATTTCACTCATCTTATTGATCAGGTGAATAAGATGTGGTTATATGGAGATACGATTGAagatggtgcagtggttgaaaaagttcttcGAACTATGCCGATGAAAtatgaccatgtggtggcttcaataacaGAGTCACACAAAACCGAGCTCTTATCAATTGCAGAGCTGAAAGGTATGATAGAAAGTCATATTGACAGGATTGAGTCAAAATCGGAACCACTtgcagaagaagctttgaagagccaagtcactCTTAATATGACTAGCCctaatcaaagaggtggaggatctggtagaggtcgtggaagaggaAGATGAGGATTTAGAGAAAAaggacgtggtaactccaaTCAAGGAggaggacgtggtaactccaaccaaggaagaggtggaggtaatgccaaacaaggcaaatttccatttcattgctacaattgtggcaagtATGGGCACAAGATTGCAGATTGCTGGTACAATGAGGACAATTGTGGAAATCAAGCAAACATTGCTGAAAAGTCCGGTGAGAGTTCTCAAACCTTACTGTTGGCCAGTAATAGTTTTTCTGCAGacgaaaacatatggttcttggatactgggtgtagtaaccatatgtgtgggaagaaagaattgttttccgAACTAGATGAATCAGTCCGGTCTGAAGTGACATTTGGCAAcaagtcaaaagtgccaattttgggaaaaggtaaaatctctattcagttGAAGGATGGTACTCAAAATTTTATATCTGATGTGTTCTATGTTCCTGAActgcaccaaaatttgttgagtatggggcagttgtaaaaaaaaaaggatataagataaatattacacaGGGGTGCTGTACCATTGTAGGTGCTAAGAGAGTTTTGATTGCAAATGTAAATATGTcccaaaatcgactatttcctttgaaaatcaatcatgcacttctttcttgcttcaattctgaaatatgtgatgataattggttatGGCATATGCGATTTGGACATTTCCATTTCTCTGGATTAAACTATCTAGCGAAAAAGGAGCTTGTTTCTGATTTAACTGTTGTAAATGTCCCTGAtcgtatttgtgagatttgtttgattgggaagaagcatagagaTCCCTTCCCCGTGGGCAAGTCAAGGAGAGCTACGAAACAGTTGGAGATTATTCACTCAGACCTATGTTCGTTGGAGGTTCCCTCACATGGACCttgtaagtactttgttactttcattgatgattttagtAGGAAAACATGGGTTTACTTTCTGAAGCAAAAGTCTTatgcatgtgatgttttcaAACAATTTAAGACTTTTGTTGAAAAGCAGAGtgattatgaaattaaaatcttgagaactgatagaggtacagaatatattgcttgtgataATTTTCTGAATGAGAAGGGTATTCAGCACTATATGACAGCTagatacactccacaacaaaatggatGGCTGAGAGGAAGAATAGATCAATCATGGATATGGTGAGGTGCATgctgaaatctaaaaatctgcctaaGCCTTTTTGGGCAGAGGCTGTTGCTTGTGCTGTCTATGTATTGAACAGGTGTCCAACTAAGAGTGTGCGTGATAAGACACCtgaagaagcttggagtggaAGAAAACCCTTTATCAGaaatctcaaggtttttggatgtttggcatatgcacatgtgacagatcaattgagaaagaagttggatgatAAAGGTGAGAAGTGTATATTCATTGGTTATAGTGACGCTTCAAAGGTATATAAACTATACAATCCTGAAACTgaaaaggttgttataagtcgtgatgtcacttttgatgaatatggtgcCTGGGATTGGTCAGTTAAAGATGAAAGGTCAGTTGTTGTTCCTGTTGTTGAAACTATTGTTGATGAGCAACCGATTCCAGATATTGACCGGTCTCCTTCGCAACCAGAGTCGTCTGTTCGACGATCTCAACGCGAGTGCCAGTTACCAGCTCGCTTGCAGGATTATGTTGTGGGTCATGATAATGACCTGTCTGATAAAGAGATtgttcaatttgctctttttgcagattgtgaccctctatcctttgaggaggctgctacagaaactcattggcttaaggcGATGGATGAGGAGATTCGTGCCATTGAAAATAATGGTACTTGGGAGTTAATAGATTTACCTCCTAGAAAGAAGCCAATTGGGGTAAAGTGGGTCTACAgaaccaaatacaagtcaaatggagAAATTGATCGTTTTAAagcacggttggtagcaaagggctacaagcagaaaccaggtattgattattttgaggtttttgctccagtaagtagacttgatacagttcgaatggttatttctcttgctgctcaaaatgattggaaattgcatcaaatggatgtcaagtctgcttttttgaatggttttcttgaagaagaaatatatgttgagcaacctgcaggATTTGTGAcgaaaggggaagaaaataaaGGTTACAGGTTGAGAAAAactttatatggcttaaagcaggcgcctagggcgtggtatggttgcattgacTCCTATTTTATTGAAAGTGGTTTTATGAGATGTCCTCATGAACACAGTTTGTATGTCAAATGCACTGATTCTGGTGATGTAGTTATAATCtgtctgtatgttgatgatttggtttTTATTGGAAATAACTTGAAGTtaatctcagaattcagggaggcactcattaagagatttgaaatgactgatatgggccttatgtgttactttcttggccTTAAGGTTGTTCAGATGGATGGtggaatctttatttcacaGAAGAAGTATGCAGCTGATATcttgaaaaagttcaaaatggaaaactccaaaccagtttcaactccggtagctgaaaagttaaaggtgtccaaagatgagtctagtaagaatgtgaatgttacagcttataaaagtttgattgggagtttgaggtatcTGGTGGCAACAAGGCcggatatttcttttggagttggaatacttAGTAAATTCATGGAGGAGCCAAAAGAATCGCATTGGGCTGCAGCaaagcgaattctgagatatgtcaaaggtacgagtaatgatggaattttttactctactaatgaaGTTGTGGAACTTGTTGGGTACacagacagtgattgggctAGAGATGTTGATACTAgaaaaaagcacatcaggatatGCATTCTATCTTGGTTCAgctatattttcttggtcttcaaagaagcagcagattgtagcactttcaaccgcagaagcagaatatattGCAGCAGCAAATTTTGCTACTCAGACAATTTGGCtgagaagaattttggagtttttACAACACAAGCAGGAAGCACCTACAACTATTTTCTGTGACAACAAGTCTGTAATTTCGTTATCCAAGAATCCTGTATTTCATGGCCGCAgcaaacatattgatatcaagtatcacaaaatcagagagttggttgctgaaaaacaaatcaacattgagtattGTTCAAGTGAATGTCAAGTTGCAGATATTTTTACGAAGCCGTTGAAGACAGAGACATTTCTCAAATTGAAGAAGAATATTGGAATGACCAATATATCCAACTTGGTTTAAAGGaggcaatgttataataataatattattataatagttaaACCAATTAGATATTTTGCATGGTGTAGTTAGTTTGTTAGAAAATAATTACTACGTGGATGGTGGCACAGCAATTCGTGGAGAGTTAATACATGTTGCTCTACAGCCTAAAGTTTAACATTTGGTTGTTGTTTCTTTACACTATAAATAGCTGTACTACATTTCATAATTCATTATCTCAATCATTTTAAACATTATCCTTGAATTCCTCTTTctctcatttatatatatatatatatatatatatatatatatatatatttagatatattatatttaatatatctacaTTAACATGCTAATAAAGTAATAAGTACTATAATAACTAATAAGGTAAATAAGCTTATTACTATGGATCTCGTTTGGCAGTTGGACAATGGCGAGTCTTTACACTTATATGGAGGATTTTAAGATGTATGCACATTTCGCCTGAAGAGTGAAAAAATGGAGGGCCCTGATGTGTTATTGTTACAGTGGTCCACACAGGAGAGGCATTCTATGTAAATTATCCAGTATTTGCCCTTTCAATAATTCAAGCTGAAACTTAAAATTCTTTGTAATAACAATCTTTGCTTTATTGCtgattatgaaaaaaaaaaaaaactaataagtaaataagaaataatgtactccgtaatatcttactgtgaaaaatatatatataaattaatggatggcaataggggtgtaaacaaatcattttgattttgatccgattcgtgattcgaattcgaatagttatattcgaattcgaatatttcgaatacgaattcgaattcgaatacacattttgattcgaatgttattcaaatccaaatacaaatcaggatagattcgattcgaatagtattcgaatattcgaatatatatatatatataaagaaactaaactaGTAAAGGCAACCCTAagctaaaataaaagtgagagcaGCCGCTTTAGTGCTTCACCCTTCAGTCTTCCCAGTTCGGCAGCCGCAGTTTCCAACTTCGCCTCTTCTACCAACTGCTTCGCCCTCGTTTTGTCCTCCCCTTTTCACGACAGACTACCGTCGTGGCAAGGAAGCACGGTAACAAGGAGAGCAACTCAGCAAGGCAGGGCAGCAACTCCTCACGACCACTGTCGTTCGGCGGGCAACAATCTTCACGGTCGCggcaatttttgttatattttatcttaatttattaaaaaatttagaaaaaaactaagatagtcatttcgaattcgaatattcgaatcgaatcgaatatattcgaataaattggtcgaatcgaatacgaatcaaaatttaggattcgaacactaaacgaattcgaattcgaatactcatcaaaataatcgaattcgaatcgaatactgaagtatttgactcgattcgattcgtttacacccctagatGGCAATGGTAAATTGGGTGGAATTtatgtattataaattattaaattaatggaTGTAATTAATGCTTCTttgtttaatacggagtaatctTCAATAAAATTGGGTGAAATAGAATTAAAGTGTATGAccaataatattttcattaaatttatattttttattttttttaattatttggccCGTGGGTCGCGGACAGATTCTAGCCCGCCCAGTTAGACCCGCATTTTCGTGGGCCTAATTTTCCgtgaccctaacccgccccacagCGGGACGGGAACAGGCCGACCCGCAGGCTTTGATACACTTTGACAGCCCTAcgaaaaacggacataaatgaagggtttaaccttcattcacacttgttatgattttagattagattagatatgTGCATAGTAAGTACGTAATATAACTAGAGTAcgtaaaacacacacacacacacacacacacacacacacacacacacatatatatatatatatatatgcataactttatttgtattctcaagtaatatttgtatttaaaataatatatgtattaactTATAAAAATAACCACACTAACAATGTAGAAATATtttaggataataataataatactaataacaataataatagtaataatagttaTAATGTTGATGAGAATAAGGATTCAAATAGAATTTAAAGGAGTATAGAAAAAAAAGTGTTAATTCGGAAGAAATAAAAGTCGCGTATCCCAATCTACCATCATTAAAAAATGCTTCCccctcaccccccccccccccccccccccccNCCCCCCCCACAAAGCACTCCAACTTAAGAATCAAAGCCAACTAAGAAATCTAAGTCTCACAGCTCTAGGCTACAACACCTAAGGGTAAGGTGTTAACATCTACCATCCTTAAAGAAAAGTCGCGTCCCCATAACTTAAAACAATACCTAATTGAAATAACTCTGGATATCATCACATCCTCTACTTCCCAAGTAATTTTTTCCGCTAAGTGGTTTGACCTCAAAACCCTTGTATGCAACCCAATATTATACCATCGAGAGCAAGCCTGGAATCACCGCAAATGATCTCACTTAGACCAATTTCCTTAATTTGAACTTACAATTATGGATACTCATCAATCTTAGGAGTCAAACTAGAATCCACACAAAATGTAGTCTTCATAATCAAAACTTCTAACTGAAAGAGATTGAATTTACCCAACGATTAATCCAACAGATCCAAACAACAGTCcaacttccaaaattcaaagaGAAAGACTTAATTCGTCCAACAAAATATGCCTCATTTAAATACTATAATACTGATAATTTTTCATTCTCAAATTTATTGTCTATCATGTTCAATCTTTCAAATCTAACTCCCAAAAGTTAAACACTATTATTCTTTTGACTATTTCTCGAGTGAAACTTCCAAACCACCATTTAAAACATATCAAGTCCAAAATATAATGTAGTCAATGCTCTTATCCACCTTTATGAAAATTCTTATTTGGGCTATTTAGTAATAATCTAATCTATCAAATCTAATCTATCTATCtttgtagtactcaaaaaaaaagaagtaataatcTATCTTTCATAATCAATATCTGAGTAATTCAACTATTAAATCATCAAGTAAATCAATATTTAATCCAACTTTTGTCATTAGGAATTTCAATATTCCAAATAAAATCACCAAGTTCAAATATTTCCCTCAAAACATAGATTATCTCTTGAAATTTATACTAAATTTTCAACAACACACATCTGTACCTTGacgttcaaaattttaattcctTAGTCAATTCAATATATTCCAAAATTCCACAATTTAGGATCTTATATC contains these protein-coding regions:
- the LOC116016022 gene encoding uncharacterized protein LOC116016022, which codes for MTTHLKAQNLWSFIDPGLQEGAYAASIRQDQLALGQIHQGVDYSIFGQLARSQTTKQAWDILMVSHKGVDREQKSKLQSLRRLYDHCEMTSTETVDMYFTHLIDQVNKMWLYGDTIEDGAVVEKVLRTMPMKYDHVVASITESHKTELLSIAELKGMIESHIDRIESKSEPLAEEALKSQVTLNMTSPNQRGGGSGRGRGRGR